GATACCTGGCATGATATTGTGGCTAAAAATACCTAAGGCCATGGCCATTTGGTCGCCGCTTGCAGGCCCAATTGTATGGCCAACAAAGGCTTTTGGCGCTGCAACAGGCCAATTTGTAATATCAAAGGCTTGGGCAACTTTGTCGTAAATCAGTGACTCAGTGACGCGGTTTTGCGGGGTACTTGAACCATGAGCCAAAATAAAGCTGCGTTCTTTAACCGCATCGGCGCCTAAAACATTGTGAGCTAAGGCCACTGATTTGGCCATAGTGATGTAGTTTCCAGGGCCTGGCGCTGTGATAGATTTTTTGATGCCATCGGCATTAATAAACACATCTGGTACGGCAGCCATTACATTTGCACCCGTTTCAATAGCGAGTTTATCGTCCATCAACACGACAAATTGCGCGCCTTCACCTATGGTAAAACCACAGTTTTCACCAAATGGGCGACTCGTGCGACGATGGTCGGCTGTTTCTGTGCCATCTAGGCGTTTGAGGCCCTCTTCATTGGCCAATGCGCTCATGTTGCCAAACCCTTCGACAATTTCAGGGGTAATGGCAGCTTCGGCACTGCCTACAATTGCAACACGAATTCGCCCAGCTTGAATGTCATTGACCGCCGCGCTGAGGTTATATAAAAAAGTGGCACATGCGCCCGATGCGGTAAAAGTGGTGCCAACATTACCAGTTACATACGCATTGATAAAATCCGTCGACATGGTATTTAAGCCAAGAGCGAGGTTTTTAGTGCTAACACGGTCACCTAATAAGCGACTTTTCATCAGCCCGCCAAACCCTTCATCATGCATTTGTCCTGCGACCGAAGCGGAATAGGTACCGACTTGGTCTGGTTTGATGTGTTGCATAATATCTTGCCAATCGATCCCGACTGAATGAATAGCATCACTGGCAGCAAAAATAGTTGCTTGTAAGCCACGGGGCTGATAACGGCTATTGTATAAATTGGCTGGCTCAAAGCCTGTTGGGAATTGGCCTGCAGCTTTAATTGGGTTATCACGAAAGCTGTCGTGTGTGATGACTAAACTTTCGCTTATTTCTACTTTTACGCGGCCTTTTTCTAGCTCAGTTATGACCCAGCTAGTAGGGACTGGCGTTGGTAAATCACGGGTGCGGGTTTCAAATACCACTGCGCCATCACTTGGGATAAGCGTTAATTTTTGATGGCAATGAGTAGCATCAGGATCAAAGTGATTTTTCTCAATTTTTCTGATCAAGGTCCCGGCTAAAATTTGTTCACCAAAGGTTGCTTCTATTTTATCGGCATCGATCACATTACCCGCTTGGTCAAGCAATTGGCCATCTTGGTATTGGACTAAATTCATTAACGTGGCGAGGCCCAAAAACGTTTCTTGGCGTGCTTGTGCGGTTAATTTATCGATCACAATGCGACGAAAGCCTTGATGAAATGAGGTACGGCCTGCGGCAT
This Pseudoalteromonas ulvae UL12 DNA region includes the following protein-coding sequences:
- a CDS encoding beta-ketoacyl synthase, producing the protein MSVLPLVVGMGGINAAGRTSFHQGFRRIVIDKLTAQARQETFLGLATLMNLVQYQDGQLLDQAGNVIDADKIEATFGEQILAGTLIRKIEKNHFDPDATHCHQKLTLIPSDGAVVFETRTRDLPTPVPTSWVITELEKGRVKVEISESLVITHDSFRDNPIKAAGQFPTGFEPANLYNSRYQPRGLQATIFAASDAIHSVGIDWQDIMQHIKPDQVGTYSASVAGQMHDEGFGGLMKSRLLGDRVSTKNLALGLNTMSTDFINAYVTGNVGTTFTASGACATFLYNLSAAVNDIQAGRIRVAIVGSAEAAITPEIVEGFGNMSALANEEGLKRLDGTETADHRRTSRPFGENCGFTIGEGAQFVVLMDDKLAIETGANVMAAVPDVFINADGIKKSITAPGPGNYITMAKSVALAHNVLGADAVKERSFILAHGSSTPQNRVTESLIYDKVAQAFDITNWPVAAPKAFVGHTIGPASGDQMAMALGIFSHNIMPGITTIDKVADDVYDERLDIRTEHYLCSDMDIAFINSKGFGGNNATAPVFSPKVCLNMLTKRYGEAKMAEYQSKLEQVKAKQAVYQQQADLGQFDLIYKFGEGQIDENEMTMSSLAISLPGFENEIALSQENPFSDMV